The Desmodus rotundus isolate HL8 chromosome 3, HLdesRot8A.1, whole genome shotgun sequence genome includes a region encoding these proteins:
- the TUBB2A gene encoding tubulin beta-2A chain produces the protein MREIVHIQAGQCGNQIGAKFWEVISDEHGIDPTGSYHGDSDLQLERINVYYNEAAGNKYVPRAILVDLEPGTMDSVRSGPFGQIFRPDNFVFGQSGAGNNWAKGHYTEGAELVDSVLDVVRKESESCDCLQGFQLTHSLGGGTGSGMGTLLISKIREEYPDRIMNTFSVMPSPKVSDTVVEPYNATLSVHQLVENTDETYSIDNEALYDICFRTLKLTTPTYGDLNHLVSATMSGVTTCLRFPGQLNADLRKLAVNMVPFPRLHFFMPGFAPLTSRGSQQYRALTVPELTQQMFDSKNMMAACDPRHGRYLTVAAIFRGRMSMKEVDEQMLNVQNKNSSYFVEWIPNNVKTAVCDIPPRGLKMSATFIGNSTAIQELFKRISEQFTAMFRRKAFLHWYTGEGMDEMEFTEAESNMNDLVSEYQQYQDATADEQGEFEEEEGEDEA, from the exons ATGCGCGAGATCGTGCACATCCAGGCGGGCCAGTGCGGCAACCAGATTGGCGCTAAG tttTGGGAGGTCATCAGTGATGAGCATGGGATAGACCCCACTGGCAGTTACCATGGAGACAGTGACTTGCAGCTGGAGAGAATCAACGTGTACTACAATGAAGCTGCTG GTAACAAGTATGTACCTCGGGCCATCCTGGTGGATCTGGAGCCAGGCACCATGGACTCTGTCAGGTCTGGACCATTTGGCCAGATCTTCAGGCCTGACAACTTCGTGTTTG gcCAGAGCGGGGCCGGGAACAACTGGGCAAAGGGCCACTACACAGAGGGCGCCGAACTGGTAGACTCAGTCCTGGACGTGGTGAGGAAGGAGTCAGAAAGCTGTGACTGTCTGCAGGGCTTCCAGCTGACCCACTCACTGGGGGGTGGCACGGGCTCGGGGATGGGCACCCTGCTCATCAGCAAGATCCGGGAGGAGTACCCAGACCGCATCATGAACACCTTCAGCGTGATGCCCTCCCCTAAGGTGTCCGACACAGTGGTGGAGCCCTACAACGCCACCCTCTCTGTCCACCAGCTGGTGGAAAACACTGATGAAACCTACTCCATTGACAACGAGGCCCTGTATGACATCTGCTTCCGCACGCTGAAACTGACCACCCCCACCTATGGAGACCTCAACCACCTGGTGTCGGCCACCATGAGCGGGGTCACCACCTGCCTGCGCTTCCCGGGCCAGCTGAACGCAGACCTACGCAAGCTGGCCGTCAACATGGTGCCCTTCCCCCGCCTGCACTTCTTCATGCCCGGCTTCGCCCCCCTGACCAGCCGGGGCAGCCAGCAGTACCGGGCCCTGACGGTGCCTGAGCTCACCCAGCAGATGTTCGACTCCAAGAACATGATGGCCGCCTGTGACCCCCGCCACGGCCGCTACCTGACAGTGGCCGCTATCTTCCGGGGCCGCATGTCCATGAAGGAGGTGGACGAGCAGATGCTGAACGTGCAGAACAAGAACAGCAGCTACTTCGTGGAGTGGATCCCCAACAACGTGAAGACGGCCGTGTGCGACATCCCTCCCCGAGGCCTGAAGATGTCGGCCACCTTCATCGGCAACAGCACGGCCATCCAGGAGCTGTTCAAGCGCATCTCGGAGCAGTTCACGGCCATGTTCCGGCGCAAGGCCTTCCTGCACTGGTACACGGGCGAGGGCATGGATGAGATGGAGTTCACCGAGGCCGAGAGCAACATGAACGACCTGGTGTCCGAGTACCAGCAGTACCAGGACGCCACGGCCGACGAACAGGGGGAGTtcgaggaggaagaaggagaggatgAGGCTTAA